In Oceanispirochaeta sp., one genomic interval encodes:
- a CDS encoding formate--tetrahydrofolate ligase: MAVTRISPPPSDLDIAQSASIQPILQIAAKYGLPENQLISYGTEKGKIRLDALKDLEKKPSGKYIDVTAITPTPLGEGKTTTTIGLTEGLAYLGHKAICAIRQPSMGPTFGIKGGAAGGGYSQIVPMEEFNLHLTGDLHAVTAAHNLGAAGLDARIYHESRWSDAFLAKQGLTRLNPNPYAILWRRVLDMNDRALRNIMVGMGELGDGPLRQSGFDITVASELMAILALSRDLKDMRERIGRMVMSLDKKGQPLTAEDFGVAGAMTVLLKDALMPNLMQTMEEQAALVHTGPFANIAHGNSSVIADRMGIRMADYLVTESGFGADVGMEKFFHIKCRTSGMTPDAVVLVATVRALKMHGGGPAVTPGKELDPIYKEKNTELLKKGCANMIAHIQTVAKFGVPVVVAINVFPTDDPEEWQIIREEALAAGAADAVISRHWELGGEGAADLAAAVIKASNTPSEFRYLYDLKTSVKEKIEILATEVYGAAKVEYSSVAEKKIKTYSDMGYDELPICMAKTQYSLSHNPLWKNVPPKGYSFPVEDIRLSAGAGFLYPLAGNIMTMPGLGCKPAFMGIDIDTDTGRIIGLF, translated from the coding sequence ATGGCCGTTACCCGCATATCACCCCCCCCCTCAGATTTAGACATCGCTCAATCTGCCTCTATCCAACCCATCCTTCAGATTGCCGCAAAGTATGGTCTTCCAGAGAACCAGTTGATTTCATACGGGACGGAGAAGGGGAAAATCCGTCTGGATGCCCTGAAGGATCTGGAAAAAAAGCCCTCTGGAAAATATATCGATGTTACTGCTATCACACCGACTCCCCTGGGCGAAGGCAAAACGACAACGACCATCGGTTTGACCGAAGGACTGGCCTATCTGGGTCATAAAGCGATCTGTGCCATCCGTCAACCCTCCATGGGTCCGACCTTTGGAATCAAGGGCGGAGCTGCCGGAGGAGGGTACAGCCAGATTGTCCCCATGGAAGAGTTCAATCTTCACCTCACTGGAGACCTCCATGCGGTCACTGCCGCCCACAACCTGGGTGCGGCGGGTCTGGATGCCCGGATCTATCATGAGAGCCGCTGGAGCGACGCCTTCCTTGCCAAACAGGGGCTGACCCGGCTGAATCCAAATCCCTATGCCATCCTCTGGAGGCGTGTTCTGGATATGAATGACAGAGCCCTCAGGAATATCATGGTCGGCATGGGTGAGTTGGGAGATGGTCCCCTCAGACAGAGTGGTTTTGATATCACCGTTGCCAGTGAGCTGATGGCGATCCTTGCCTTGTCCCGGGATTTAAAAGACATGCGGGAAAGGATCGGCCGGATGGTTATGTCTCTGGATAAAAAAGGACAACCCCTGACTGCCGAAGATTTCGGAGTGGCCGGTGCCATGACAGTCCTTTTAAAAGATGCCCTGATGCCCAATCTGATGCAGACCATGGAAGAGCAGGCTGCTCTGGTTCATACGGGCCCCTTTGCCAATATTGCCCACGGGAATTCATCTGTCATTGCCGACAGAATGGGAATCCGGATGGCCGATTATCTGGTGACTGAATCCGGTTTCGGGGCCGATGTGGGGATGGAGAAATTCTTTCATATCAAATGCCGTACCAGCGGGATGACCCCCGATGCGGTGGTGCTGGTCGCCACTGTGAGGGCTCTAAAGATGCATGGAGGCGGACCGGCGGTCACTCCGGGGAAGGAGCTTGATCCTATCTATAAAGAAAAAAATACGGAGCTTCTTAAAAAGGGCTGTGCCAATATGATCGCCCATATTCAGACAGTCGCGAAATTCGGGGTACCCGTGGTTGTGGCCATCAATGTCTTTCCGACGGATGATCCCGAAGAGTGGCAGATCATCAGGGAAGAAGCCCTGGCGGCGGGTGCGGCGGATGCTGTTATTTCACGCCATTGGGAGCTGGGAGGAGAAGGGGCGGCCGATCTGGCGGCAGCTGTCATCAAAGCAAGCAACACTCCCTCAGAATTCCGTTATCTCTATGATCTGAAGACAAGCGTCAAGGAGAAGATTGAAATCCTGGCTACAGAGGTTTATGGGGCCGCTAAGGTGGAATATTCGTCTGTTGCAGAGAAAAAAATAAAGACCTACAGCGATATGGGATACGATGAGCTGCCTATCTGCATGGCGAAAACCCAGTACTCCCTGTCTCATAACCCCCTTTGGAAGAATGTACCGCCCAAAGGATACAGTTTTCCTGTGGAGGACATACGCCTCAGTGCGGGAGCAGGCTTTTTGTATCCCCTGGCGGGGAATATCATGACCATGCCCGGATTGGGATGCAAACCGGCCTTTATGGGTATCGATATTGATACCGATACCGGGCGTATTATCGGGTTGTTTTAA